From Leifsonia sp. fls2-241-R2A-40a, one genomic window encodes:
- the rfbD gene encoding dTDP-4-dehydrorhamnose reductase, whose amino-acid sequence MRYLIAGAAGMLGRDLQKALAGREVTALTRADLDVTDRDAVLAAVAGHDVVINASAYTKVDDAETHEDEAYAINARGTENLAVAAAEHGARFVTVSTDYVFDGHASEPYAEDTPRDPINAYGRTKAAGEELALAAHPEGTFVVRTAWLYGAGGPNFAKTMVKLAGSHETVSVVDDQAGQPTWTGDLAAQIVALLDAEAPAGVYHGTNSGETTWFGFARAVFAQAGLDPERVTPTDSSTFVRPAPRPSYSVLGHDAWTAAGLAPMRPWEDALAAAATDGLFAAP is encoded by the coding sequence ATGCGCTACCTCATCGCCGGTGCGGCCGGGATGCTCGGCCGCGACCTGCAGAAGGCACTCGCCGGCCGCGAGGTCACGGCGCTGACCCGCGCCGACCTCGACGTCACGGACCGGGATGCGGTGCTCGCGGCGGTCGCCGGCCACGATGTGGTAATCAACGCGTCCGCCTACACCAAGGTGGATGACGCGGAGACCCACGAGGACGAGGCGTACGCCATCAACGCGCGCGGCACGGAGAACCTCGCCGTCGCCGCCGCGGAGCACGGAGCCCGCTTCGTGACCGTCTCCACCGACTACGTCTTCGACGGCCACGCCTCGGAGCCGTACGCCGAGGACACCCCCCGCGACCCGATCAACGCCTACGGACGCACGAAGGCGGCCGGCGAGGAGCTGGCGCTGGCGGCGCATCCCGAGGGCACCTTCGTCGTGCGCACGGCCTGGCTGTACGGCGCCGGCGGTCCCAACTTCGCCAAGACCATGGTGAAGCTCGCGGGCAGCCATGAGACGGTGAGCGTCGTCGACGACCAGGCCGGCCAGCCGACGTGGACGGGCGACCTCGCGGCCCAGATCGTGGCGCTCCTCGACGCGGAGGCGCCCGCGGGCGTCTACCACGGCACGAACTCCGGCGAGACGACCTGGTTCGGGTTCGCGCGGGCGGTCTTCGCCCAGGCCGGGCTCGACCCCGAGCGCGTCACGCCGACGGACAGCTCCACCTTCGTGCGCCCCGCGCCGCGCCCCTCCTACTCGGTGCTCGGACACGACGCCTGGACCGCGGCGGGGCTCGCCCCGATGCGTCCCTGGGAGGATGCGCTCGCGGCCGCGGCGACGGACGGACTGTTCGCCGCACCGTAG
- a CDS encoding 5-(carboxyamino)imidazole ribonucleotide synthase translates to MSSHIVGVIGGGQLARMMIPPAIELGVDIRVLEESEGMSADIAATGVGDYRDLDTVLAFAETVDVITFDHEHVPQAILRELVSRGVPVHPGPDALLYAQDKLQMRAKLSELGLPVPDWAAVESADDLAAFLADHGGRAVVKTARGGYDGKGVRVVSHANDADDWFLALAEDGRGGALLVEELVPFRRELAQLVARRPSGEVAAWPVVETVQRDGVCAEVIAPAPGSTGRVAEMAADIARRVADGLGVTGVLAVELFETTDGRVLVNELAMRPHNSGHWSIEGAVTSQFEQHLRAVLDLPLGSTEPRADWSVMVNILGGPAEGSLQDRYPGALAAHPEAKFHGYGKQPRPGRKVGHVTVVGGEDVDDVVYRARAAAAFFEG, encoded by the coding sequence ATGTCTAGTCACATCGTCGGAGTGATCGGTGGCGGTCAGCTGGCCCGGATGATGATCCCCCCGGCCATCGAATTGGGCGTCGACATCCGGGTGCTCGAGGAGTCCGAGGGCATGAGCGCCGATATCGCGGCGACCGGCGTCGGCGACTACCGCGACCTGGACACCGTGCTCGCCTTCGCGGAGACGGTGGATGTGATCACGTTCGACCACGAGCATGTGCCGCAGGCGATCCTGCGGGAGCTCGTCTCGCGCGGTGTCCCCGTCCACCCCGGGCCGGATGCGCTGCTCTACGCGCAGGACAAGCTCCAGATGCGCGCGAAGCTCAGCGAGCTCGGGCTCCCGGTCCCGGACTGGGCCGCGGTGGAGTCGGCCGACGACCTGGCGGCCTTCCTCGCCGACCACGGCGGCCGGGCCGTCGTGAAGACGGCGCGCGGCGGGTACGACGGCAAGGGCGTCCGCGTGGTGTCGCACGCCAACGACGCGGACGACTGGTTCCTGGCGCTCGCCGAGGACGGCCGCGGAGGCGCGCTGCTCGTGGAAGAGCTGGTGCCGTTCCGCCGCGAGCTCGCACAGCTGGTCGCGCGCCGGCCGTCCGGCGAGGTGGCGGCCTGGCCGGTCGTGGAGACGGTGCAGCGCGACGGCGTCTGCGCCGAGGTCATCGCGCCGGCGCCCGGCTCGACCGGCCGGGTGGCCGAGATGGCCGCGGACATCGCGCGCCGGGTCGCCGACGGACTGGGTGTCACGGGCGTACTGGCCGTCGAGCTGTTCGAGACCACCGACGGTCGCGTGCTCGTCAACGAATTGGCCATGCGGCCGCACAACAGCGGCCACTGGTCCATCGAGGGAGCCGTCACCAGCCAGTTCGAGCAGCACCTGCGCGCGGTGCTCGACCTGCCGCTCGGGTCGACCGAGCCGCGCGCCGACTGGTCGGTGATGGTCAACATCCTCGGCGGCCCCGCGGAGGGCTCGCTGCAGGACCGCTACCCGGGCGCGCTCGCCGCGCATCCCGAGGCCAAGTTCCACGGCTATGGCAAGCAGCCCCGGCCGGGCCGGAAGGTCGGCCACGTGACGGTCGTCGGCGGCGAGGACGTCGACGACGTCGTGTACCGCGCCCGGGCCGCAGCGGCGTTCTTCGAGGGCTAG
- a CDS encoding glycosyltransferase family 1 protein, producing the protein MITLRVIVDELVGDAPGGIRRYTEELTRQLIRTAPRDCDVEAVVSNITDEQLQFVRDRLPGVAAVTRLPLAHRELALAWQSGLAVGGPPGILHAPTLLAPLRRHGHQEHHQQVAVTIHDTLAWTHPEALGTTGTIWTKAMAKRARKHADAVIVPTHAVADRLGEVLDFGDRIRVIGGAPATALRLPADADERAARLGLPERYAFTIGTVEPRKGVAPLIRAVARAEAQGIPLLIAGADRVGEQSATGVAAAAGLPEDRVRALGRLDDADLAVALDRATVFVFPSLAEGFGLPIVEAFKFGLPVIHSDDPALVEVAAGASLVVERPRPGEADDAYAERLAAAIGRVLSDSELRARLGVLASDRARAFSWRDSAERVWQLHADL; encoded by the coding sequence ATGATCACCCTCCGAGTGATCGTCGACGAGTTGGTCGGCGACGCTCCGGGCGGCATCCGCCGCTACACGGAAGAACTCACCCGCCAGCTGATCCGCACGGCTCCGCGAGACTGCGACGTCGAGGCCGTCGTCTCCAACATCACCGACGAGCAGCTGCAGTTCGTCCGCGACCGCCTCCCCGGCGTCGCGGCTGTCACCCGGCTCCCGCTGGCGCACCGGGAGCTGGCGCTCGCCTGGCAGTCCGGGCTCGCCGTCGGCGGACCGCCCGGGATCCTGCACGCGCCGACCCTCCTCGCCCCGTTACGGCGACATGGTCATCAGGAGCACCACCAGCAGGTGGCCGTCACGATCCACGACACCCTCGCGTGGACGCATCCCGAAGCGCTCGGCACGACCGGGACGATCTGGACGAAGGCGATGGCCAAGCGCGCACGGAAGCACGCCGACGCCGTCATCGTCCCCACCCACGCCGTCGCCGACCGGCTCGGCGAGGTGCTGGACTTCGGCGACCGGATCCGTGTCATCGGCGGGGCGCCCGCGACGGCTCTGCGGCTCCCCGCGGACGCCGACGAGCGCGCCGCGCGGTTGGGCCTGCCCGAGCGGTATGCCTTCACCATCGGCACCGTCGAGCCGCGGAAGGGCGTGGCCCCGTTGATCCGCGCCGTCGCCCGCGCGGAGGCGCAGGGCATCCCGCTCCTGATCGCCGGGGCCGACCGCGTCGGCGAGCAGTCCGCGACCGGCGTCGCCGCGGCCGCCGGCCTCCCGGAGGACCGCGTCCGCGCTCTCGGCCGTCTGGACGATGCCGACCTCGCCGTGGCGCTCGACCGCGCGACGGTCTTCGTCTTCCCGAGCCTCGCGGAGGGCTTCGGCCTCCCGATCGTCGAGGCCTTCAAGTTCGGGCTCCCCGTCATCCACTCGGACGACCCCGCCCTCGTGGAGGTGGCGGCAGGCGCCAGCCTCGTCGTCGAGCGCCCCCGGCCCGGCGAGGCCGACGACGCCTACGCGGAACGCCTTGCCGCCGCGATCGGGCGCGTGCTGTCCGATTCCGAACTGCGCGCCCGATTGGGCGTGCTCGCCTCAGACCGGGCGCGGGCGTTCAGCTGGCGCGACTCCGCCGAGCGGGTCTGGCAGCTTCACGCCGATCTCTGA
- a CDS encoding cell wall-binding repeat-containing protein, which produces MKRALALAATVAVSAGLLIAAPAWADAPADAPAPTPQPIAPGATVDADATPKGLPKISPRSAQAFEESARNLDPGLAAAVTRDLHIPPAQYLADAAAAQDAGALATALGAQTGAAVTPQVEGATVTVYTPDAHAAGLARAAGAEAVVGAAPKRDFGDLPLHPLADVYGGQPYFIGNGPGGSGSRCSAAFPGFALPGGAPQLLSAGHCADAPILYEINLTAPTVTGVLATLGNALGGWVPGSVQFGNDADSSLIALSAGHTPRPALLKWGGGRGAPLAGTPQAVTGVGPAVVGAPLCKSGSTTGWSCGSILATDEPVSVQGAPGTINSIIATTCSDHGDSGGAAVSGSTAVGLVSAGPDLPCTDPQYFTAFYPMASSTGGSSVTARYSSTWEPAVSVPATVTVTSLPTSAGGVISGTVAGAFPGDFIKLKLASETTVRTASIVNGTWSVSLAGAPAGATSYTVSAAWGTFSTGPAVTGDVVATQRIAGSDRFDTSVAIAKQAYPATADTVYVATGLNYPDALSAGPAAAKEKAPLLLTGPTLPESVRAEIASLHPRHIVIVGGLSAVPAAVETALAKLAPVERIAGSDRFDTSRRLASKAFGSAIPAAFVATGTNFPDALAAGAAAGAQGAPVLLVNGGWGAVDAGTAAFLTEAGTKTVKLVGGTTVVSPGVQASLGKQGISVTRLAGSDRFETAEVVGNTSFPTYTQAYVASGLGFPDALAGSALAAAKGAPLFTVNGSCVPRSVLRDLVAKNVQRAWLLGGKSVLAASIDTLRSC; this is translated from the coding sequence ATGAAACGCGCACTCGCTCTCGCCGCGACCGTCGCCGTCTCCGCCGGCCTCCTCATCGCCGCGCCGGCGTGGGCCGACGCACCGGCTGACGCACCCGCGCCGACCCCGCAGCCGATCGCTCCCGGTGCGACCGTCGACGCCGACGCGACCCCGAAGGGGCTTCCGAAGATCTCCCCCCGCTCCGCGCAGGCGTTCGAGGAGTCCGCCCGGAACCTCGACCCCGGCCTGGCCGCAGCGGTGACGCGCGATCTGCACATCCCGCCCGCGCAGTACCTCGCCGACGCGGCCGCCGCCCAGGACGCCGGAGCCCTCGCGACCGCGCTCGGCGCGCAGACCGGCGCCGCGGTGACGCCGCAGGTCGAAGGCGCGACGGTCACGGTCTACACGCCCGACGCCCACGCCGCCGGCCTCGCACGCGCGGCCGGGGCCGAGGCGGTCGTCGGCGCAGCTCCGAAGCGCGACTTCGGCGACCTTCCGCTGCATCCGCTGGCCGACGTGTACGGCGGCCAGCCCTACTTCATCGGCAACGGACCGGGGGGCTCAGGATCGCGCTGCTCCGCAGCCTTCCCGGGCTTCGCACTGCCCGGCGGCGCACCGCAGCTGCTCTCCGCCGGCCACTGCGCCGACGCGCCGATCCTCTACGAGATCAACCTCACGGCCCCCACGGTCACCGGTGTCCTCGCCACCCTCGGCAACGCCCTGGGTGGATGGGTCCCCGGCAGCGTCCAGTTCGGCAACGACGCCGACTCGTCGTTGATCGCCCTCAGCGCCGGTCACACGCCCCGCCCCGCCCTGCTGAAGTGGGGCGGCGGACGCGGTGCTCCCCTGGCGGGGACGCCGCAGGCCGTGACCGGCGTCGGTCCTGCCGTCGTCGGCGCTCCCCTCTGCAAGAGCGGCTCCACGACAGGATGGTCCTGCGGCAGCATCCTCGCCACCGACGAACCCGTATCCGTGCAGGGCGCCCCTGGCACGATCAACTCGATCATCGCGACCACCTGCTCCGACCACGGCGACAGCGGCGGGGCGGCCGTCAGCGGGAGCACCGCGGTCGGCCTGGTGTCGGCCGGTCCGGACCTGCCGTGCACCGACCCGCAGTACTTCACGGCCTTCTACCCGATGGCGTCGTCCACGGGCGGTTCCAGCGTGACCGCGCGATACTCCTCGACGTGGGAGCCGGCCGTGTCCGTCCCGGCGACCGTGACCGTCACCTCCCTCCCGACGTCCGCCGGCGGCGTCATCTCAGGGACCGTCGCCGGCGCGTTCCCGGGCGACTTCATCAAGCTCAAGCTCGCCTCCGAGACGACGGTGCGCACCGCCAGCATCGTGAACGGCACGTGGTCGGTGTCGCTCGCCGGGGCGCCGGCCGGCGCGACCAGCTACACGGTGAGCGCGGCGTGGGGAACCTTCTCCACCGGCCCGGCCGTCACCGGCGACGTGGTCGCCACCCAGCGCATCGCCGGGTCCGACCGCTTCGACACCAGCGTCGCGATCGCCAAGCAGGCGTACCCGGCCACGGCCGACACGGTCTATGTCGCGACCGGCCTCAACTACCCGGATGCGCTGAGCGCGGGGCCCGCCGCCGCGAAGGAGAAGGCACCGCTGCTGCTGACCGGTCCGACCCTCCCGGAGTCGGTCCGCGCGGAGATCGCCTCGCTGCATCCCCGGCACATCGTCATCGTGGGCGGCCTCAGTGCCGTTCCGGCCGCCGTGGAGACGGCGCTGGCGAAGCTCGCCCCGGTGGAGCGGATCGCCGGCTCCGACCGCTTCGACACCTCGCGGCGCCTGGCCAGCAAGGCGTTCGGCTCCGCCATCCCCGCCGCCTTCGTGGCGACCGGCACCAACTTCCCCGACGCGCTGGCCGCCGGTGCGGCCGCGGGCGCGCAGGGCGCTCCCGTGCTGCTGGTCAACGGAGGCTGGGGCGCGGTGGATGCGGGCACGGCCGCGTTCCTCACGGAGGCGGGTACTAAGACCGTGAAGCTCGTCGGCGGGACGACCGTGGTCTCGCCCGGCGTGCAGGCGAGCCTGGGCAAGCAGGGCATCTCCGTCACGCGTCTCGCCGGCTCCGACCGCTTCGAGACGGCCGAGGTCGTCGGGAACACCTCGTTCCCGACGTACACCCAGGCGTACGTGGCGAGCGGACTCGGCTTCCCCGACGCACTGGCCGGATCGGCCCTGGCCGCCGCCAAGGGCGCACCGCTCTTCACGGTGAACGGCTCCTGCGTTCCCCGCTCCGTCCTGAGGGACCTCGTCGCGAAGAACGTGCAACGCGCGTGGCTGCTCGGCGGCAAGAGCGTGCTCGCCGCGTCCATCGATACCCTCCGCTCCTGCTGA
- a CDS encoding biotin--[acetyl-CoA-carboxylase] ligase — MDFRRSRALVPVLEVLPEAGSTNDVLSARAGDLPDLSVLVTDNQTGGRGRLGRAWVTPPGRALAISVLLKPIGLPPASFGWFPLLTGLAMSRALGRFVPGGVQVKWPNDVLIGGDKVCGILAELLPGMSGLVIGAGVNLTQTREELPTETSTSLLLAGATSVEPDDILSAYLIELSTVYREFLAAGGDPVRSALRDEVVEACHTIGRSVRVQLPSGDDLLGTAVGIDDDGRLIVDSDAGRTAVAAGDVTHLRY, encoded by the coding sequence GTGGACTTCCGACGCAGCCGTGCCCTGGTCCCCGTGCTCGAGGTGCTCCCCGAGGCGGGTTCCACCAACGACGTGCTGAGCGCGCGGGCGGGGGATCTTCCCGACCTCTCCGTCCTCGTGACGGACAATCAGACCGGCGGCCGAGGCCGCTTGGGCCGCGCCTGGGTCACCCCGCCGGGACGGGCGCTCGCGATCTCGGTGCTCCTGAAGCCCATCGGACTGCCGCCGGCATCGTTCGGCTGGTTCCCGCTGCTGACGGGCCTGGCGATGAGCCGCGCCCTGGGTCGCTTCGTGCCGGGCGGGGTCCAGGTGAAGTGGCCGAATGACGTTCTCATCGGGGGCGACAAGGTCTGCGGCATCCTCGCCGAACTGCTCCCCGGGATGTCAGGGCTGGTCATCGGCGCGGGGGTGAACCTCACGCAGACCCGGGAGGAGCTGCCGACCGAGACCTCGACCTCTCTTCTGCTGGCCGGTGCCACGAGCGTCGAGCCGGACGACATCCTCTCGGCATACCTCATCGAACTGTCGACGGTGTACCGCGAGTTCCTGGCGGCCGGGGGCGATCCCGTCCGCAGCGCGCTGCGCGACGAGGTGGTGGAGGCGTGCCACACCATCGGCCGCTCGGTGCGCGTCCAGCTGCCGTCCGGCGACGACCTGCTCGGCACAGCGGTCGGCATCGACGACGACGGCCGGCTGATCGTGGACTCGGATGCGGGCCGCACCGCGGTCGCAGCGGGCGACGTGACGCACCTGCGGTATTAA
- a CDS encoding GtrA family protein, with product MTTDTRTPAHKARLLPQLIKFGAVGAVGFVVNLLVFNVLMLLVLVNVPHKTLFSTAIATLVAIGTNWIGNRYWAFSGNRNENATREGVEFFVVSLAGMAIPLLCVWVSHYLLGYQSLLADNISNNVVGLALGTVFRFAFYRWWVFSPDRAASRRVRGTAPITGSTLASTPDRGLVGD from the coding sequence ATGACGACCGACACCCGAACGCCGGCGCACAAGGCGCGGCTCCTCCCGCAGCTGATCAAGTTCGGCGCGGTCGGGGCGGTGGGCTTCGTGGTCAATCTGCTCGTCTTCAACGTGCTGATGCTGCTCGTGCTGGTGAATGTGCCGCACAAGACGCTGTTCTCGACAGCCATCGCCACCCTGGTCGCCATCGGCACCAACTGGATCGGCAACCGCTACTGGGCGTTCTCGGGCAACCGCAACGAGAACGCGACCCGCGAAGGGGTCGAGTTCTTCGTCGTCAGCCTGGCCGGAATGGCGATCCCGCTGCTCTGCGTCTGGGTCTCGCACTACCTGCTCGGCTACCAGAGCCTGCTGGCCGACAACATCTCCAACAACGTCGTCGGCCTCGCCCTCGGCACCGTGTTCCGGTTCGCGTTCTACCGCTGGTGGGTGTTCTCGCCCGACCGCGCGGCGTCGCGCCGCGTCCGCGGCACCGCGCCGATCACCGGCTCGACGCTAGCGAGCACCCCAGACCGTGGTCTCGTCGGAGACTGA
- a CDS encoding LCP family protein: MTIATPLRHPDASSSHTMTKRGWWLVTMNMLLPGSAQVVAGNRMLGRVGVLATLLLWLLALVTLVVYLVAPSAIYTLFTQSGSLTLVQTLLILYAVLWVVLTLDTLRLVRLVRTAPGSRGWIAAFAVLVLVGVTGTAGYASVVAGSARGALGDIFSAGPSQPPVDGRYNIMLLGGDAGPDRDGLRPDSMSIVSVDASTGQAVTIGLPRDLDPVPFPASSPLHKEYPDGYGYDDRCDVDVCQLNSIYTEVELYKPKLYPNATKNKSEPGIDAMRDALEGATGLKIQYYVLIDMQGFADLVDALGGVDITVKDRIPIGGDENLNGVVEWIEPGKRHLDGYHAQWYARARHGSSDYDRMGRQRELQDAILKQVNPVNVVSKFQGIASAGAQVMKTDIPQSMLGYFVDLGMKTRKLPVQQLELVPPTIDPANPDYAQIQQLVRQATHPATAKPKGS, encoded by the coding sequence ATGACGATCGCAACGCCGCTCCGCCACCCCGACGCCTCCTCGTCGCACACGATGACGAAGCGCGGCTGGTGGCTGGTCACCATGAACATGCTCCTGCCCGGCTCCGCCCAGGTCGTGGCCGGCAACCGCATGCTGGGCAGGGTGGGCGTGCTCGCGACCCTGCTGCTCTGGCTGCTCGCGCTCGTCACGCTCGTCGTGTACCTCGTCGCGCCGTCGGCGATCTACACGCTGTTCACCCAGTCGGGCAGCCTGACGCTCGTGCAGACCCTGCTCATCCTCTACGCCGTGCTCTGGGTGGTCCTCACCCTCGACACCCTGCGGCTGGTGCGGCTCGTGCGCACCGCCCCCGGCTCGCGCGGGTGGATCGCCGCCTTCGCCGTGCTGGTCCTCGTCGGCGTCACCGGGACGGCCGGCTACGCGTCGGTCGTCGCCGGGTCCGCTCGCGGCGCCCTCGGCGACATCTTCTCCGCCGGCCCGTCACAGCCGCCGGTCGACGGCCGGTACAACATCATGCTGCTGGGCGGCGACGCCGGTCCCGACCGGGACGGCCTGCGCCCCGACAGCATGTCGATCGTCAGCGTCGACGCCTCCACCGGCCAGGCGGTCACCATCGGCCTTCCGCGCGACCTCGACCCGGTGCCCTTCCCGGCCTCGTCGCCGCTGCACAAGGAGTACCCCGACGGCTACGGCTACGACGACCGCTGCGACGTCGACGTCTGCCAACTGAACTCGATCTACACCGAGGTGGAGCTCTACAAGCCGAAGCTGTACCCGAACGCCACGAAGAACAAGAGCGAGCCCGGCATCGACGCCATGCGGGATGCGCTCGAGGGGGCGACAGGGCTGAAGATCCAGTACTACGTGCTCATCGACATGCAGGGATTCGCCGACCTGGTGGATGCGCTCGGCGGCGTGGACATCACCGTCAAGGACCGCATCCCGATCGGCGGAGACGAGAACCTCAACGGCGTCGTCGAGTGGATCGAGCCGGGCAAGCGTCATCTCGACGGCTACCACGCCCAGTGGTACGCACGCGCCCGGCACGGCTCCAGCGACTACGACCGGATGGGCCGTCAGCGCGAGCTGCAGGACGCCATCCTGAAGCAGGTCAACCCGGTCAACGTCGTCTCCAAGTTCCAGGGCATCGCCTCGGCGGGTGCGCAGGTCATGAAGACCGACATCCCGCAGTCGATGCTCGGATACTTCGTCGACCTCGGCATGAAGACACGGAAGCTGCCGGTGCAGCAGCTGGAGCTCGTGCCGCCGACGATCGACCCGGCGAACCCCGACTACGCACAGATCCAGCAGCTGGTGCGCCAGGCGACCCACCCGGCGACCGCGAAACCGAAGGGCTCCTAG
- the purE gene encoding 5-(carboxyamino)imidazole ribonucleotide mutase, with product MPASPSPLVSVVMGSDSDWSVMQESSRLLTEFGVAHEVEVVSAHRTPEKMISFGKDAAGRGIRVIIAGAGGAAHLPGMLAAVTTLPVVGVPVPLARLDGLDSLLSIVQMPAGVPVATVSIGGARNAGLLAVKILATSDDSLADALARFAADLEASVEQKNQALQAQL from the coding sequence ATGCCCGCATCCCCGTCTCCACTGGTCTCCGTCGTCATGGGGTCGGACTCCGACTGGTCGGTCATGCAGGAGTCCTCCCGGCTCCTGACCGAGTTCGGCGTCGCGCACGAGGTCGAGGTCGTGTCGGCACATCGCACGCCCGAGAAGATGATCTCCTTCGGCAAGGACGCGGCCGGTCGCGGCATCCGCGTGATCATCGCCGGAGCGGGAGGCGCGGCCCACCTGCCCGGGATGCTCGCAGCCGTGACCACCCTCCCGGTCGTCGGCGTCCCCGTCCCGCTCGCCCGTCTCGACGGCCTCGATTCGCTGCTGTCCATCGTCCAGATGCCCGCCGGGGTCCCGGTGGCCACGGTCTCGATCGGCGGGGCGCGCAACGCCGGGCTGCTCGCCGTGAAGATCCTCGCCACCTCCGACGACTCCCTCGCCGACGCGCTCGCGCGCTTCGCCGCCGACCTCGAGGCGAGCGTCGAGCAGAAGAACCAGGCCCTGCAAGCCCAACTGTGA
- a CDS encoding PH domain-containing protein, with protein MSSSPDGTSEQPAQPPERVVARLRSNARRLFWPSLVLILVAGAVGYFAGRVGQVWEVVLLWSAAAAVVLLLFLLPLAAWLSRRYTITNRRLILRHGFFVRVRQELLHSRGYDVSVRRTWLQSAFRSGDVLINSGLDHPVVLKDVPKADQVQRALSELMDHSQTVVAVRRQQSESVSDETTVWGAR; from the coding sequence ATGAGCAGCAGCCCGGACGGGACGTCAGAGCAGCCCGCCCAGCCACCCGAGCGCGTGGTGGCCCGGCTGCGGTCGAACGCCCGACGGCTCTTCTGGCCGAGCCTGGTGCTCATCCTCGTCGCCGGGGCGGTCGGCTACTTCGCCGGGCGCGTCGGGCAGGTCTGGGAGGTCGTGCTGCTGTGGTCCGCTGCGGCCGCCGTGGTGCTGCTGCTGTTCCTGCTGCCGCTGGCGGCCTGGCTGAGCCGCCGCTACACGATCACGAACCGCCGGCTGATCCTGCGCCACGGGTTCTTCGTGCGCGTCCGTCAGGAGCTGCTGCACAGCCGCGGGTACGACGTCAGTGTGCGGCGCACCTGGCTGCAGAGCGCCTTCCGGTCGGGGGATGTGCTGATCAACTCGGGGCTCGATCACCCGGTCGTGCTGAAGGACGTCCCGAAGGCCGACCAGGTGCAGCGCGCGCTCTCCGAGCTGATGGACCACTCCCAGACGGTCGTCGCCGTCCGGCGTCAGCAGTCGGAGTCAGTCTCCGACGAGACCACGGTCTGGGGTGCTCGCTAG
- a CDS encoding acyltransferase yields MGEKTKQTTGGRLAALDGLRGIAAVVVLLHHAMYTNPDFPGAPGGGSAPTGSAMWWISYTPLKLMTAGVESVVVFFVLSGLVVTLPVIRHRGFDWVAYFPRRAVRLLVPVMASVLLAAVWVMAIPQRSTQPAGSWLSSSSTPNFGWEYILKAWDLLGGDGQINNPLWSLRWELIFSLALPVFAVAALAVRKWWIGGLAAACAISYLGVHAGSGAMTYLPAFFVGAVIAVRLEAVRNVAERINTHWYRHPLWAGLTVGSLLLLIAPWLFGPGVGDIPELEPALKGLVPLAAAGLVVAALGWKPLRAVLETRPIQFTGTISFSLYLVHVPILIFSTYLFAEEPWYVALLFGIPVAVVVSIGFTWLIEKRSHGWSKAVGSWASERYSTWFGREEREEEGRDASSAPREVAQKSGPSESRDDALRPQEAGQRSA; encoded by the coding sequence GTGGGTGAGAAGACGAAACAGACGACGGGCGGCCGGCTGGCAGCACTCGACGGTCTGCGGGGAATCGCCGCGGTGGTCGTCCTGCTGCACCATGCCATGTACACGAACCCGGACTTCCCCGGTGCGCCGGGCGGTGGCTCGGCCCCGACGGGGTCGGCGATGTGGTGGATCAGCTACACCCCGCTGAAGCTGATGACGGCCGGCGTCGAGTCGGTCGTCGTGTTCTTCGTGCTCTCGGGACTCGTGGTCACGCTGCCGGTCATCCGTCACCGCGGATTCGACTGGGTGGCCTACTTCCCGCGGCGCGCGGTGCGCCTGCTCGTCCCGGTGATGGCGTCCGTGCTGCTCGCGGCCGTCTGGGTCATGGCCATCCCGCAGCGCTCCACCCAGCCGGCCGGGAGCTGGCTCAGCAGCTCGTCGACGCCGAACTTCGGGTGGGAGTACATCCTCAAGGCCTGGGACCTCCTGGGCGGCGACGGCCAGATCAACAACCCGCTCTGGTCGCTGCGCTGGGAGCTGATCTTCTCGCTCGCGCTGCCGGTCTTCGCGGTGGCCGCGCTGGCGGTCCGTAAGTGGTGGATCGGCGGTCTTGCTGCGGCGTGCGCGATCAGCTATCTGGGCGTCCACGCCGGCTCCGGCGCGATGACCTATCTCCCAGCGTTCTTCGTCGGAGCAGTGATCGCCGTCCGGCTCGAGGCCGTGCGCAACGTCGCAGAGCGGATCAACACCCACTGGTACCGTCACCCGCTCTGGGCGGGCCTGACCGTCGGCAGCCTCCTGCTGCTGATCGCGCCGTGGCTGTTCGGCCCGGGCGTCGGCGACATCCCGGAGCTGGAGCCGGCGCTCAAGGGCCTCGTCCCGCTGGCGGCGGCGGGTCTGGTGGTCGCCGCGCTCGGCTGGAAGCCCCTGCGCGCCGTGCTCGAGACCCGGCCGATCCAGTTCACGGGGACCATCTCGTTCAGCCTGTACCTGGTGCACGTGCCGATCCTGATCTTCAGCACCTACCTGTTCGCGGAGGAGCCCTGGTACGTGGCGCTGCTGTTCGGCATCCCCGTCGCCGTGGTCGTGTCGATCGGGTTCACCTGGCTGATCGAGAAGCGCAGCCACGGCTGGTCGAAGGCCGTCGGCTCCTGGGCGTCCGAGCGGTACAGCACCTGGTTCGGCCGCGAGGAGCGCGAGGAGGAGGGACGCGACGCGTCCTCGGCTCCCCGCGAGGTCGCGCAGAAGTCCGGGCCGTCCGAGTCGCGCGACGACGCTCTCCGGCCGCAGGAGGCGGGTCAGAGATCGGCGTGA